A region of Lycium barbarum isolate Lr01 chromosome 3, ASM1917538v2, whole genome shotgun sequence DNA encodes the following proteins:
- the LOC132629957 gene encoding wall-associated receptor kinase-like 20 → MTMTIFYMRKTNLYVLLLLHFFHYSYSQKTCPNCGSLQVPYPLSTNPECGNRDYTIRCDPRSHRLYLDTLNGSSYVILRIMASFNRMVVQPSPWLPGTCVTQDMPVSEGLWLNQSRPFNVTSSNTIFLFNCSPRLLVSPLNCTPSSLCHKYLQSSGHVDAKRELQCASGVNPCCTFIAGGMPSAYKIRLHTSGCRAFKSVLHLDDKKPSNEWDEGLEIQWSPPPEPRCRSQSDCSGASTCSPSGKNGIFRCFCKSDHYWNQSLGTCMKKKHSGFVLKVSIGIALFMAFSVAVLAFTLRKSGRFSARARLAKAREDILKSNNGGKSARMFCLKEIKKATNGFSNDRILGRGGFGEVYKGELRDGTIVAVKLAKVGNVKSTQQVLNEVGILSQVNHRNLVKLLGCCVEAEQPLMVYEYISNGTIHDHLHGKYSTFLGWKTRLKIASQTAEALAYLHSAAYPPIYHRDVKSTNILLDNEFNAKVSDFGLSRLACPGLSHVSTCAQGTLGYLDPEYFRNYQLTDKSDVYSFGVVLLELLTSQKAVDFSRNEDNVNLVVYVTQQENRGSVMEVVDRRLLGEEPLSNVMSSVNAFLALALACLRETKAERPCMKDVVQQLHCISETVDQAEASDEVSYGIM, encoded by the exons ATGACCATGACTATATTTTACATGAGGAAAACTAACCTCTATGTATTACTGTTACTCCACTTCTTTCATTACTCTTATTCCCAAAAGACATGTCCAAACTGTGGTTCGCTACAAGTTCCGTATCCCTTAAGCACAAATCCCGAGTGTGGCAACCGTGACTATACTATCCGTTGTGATCCTCGCTCTCACAGGCTCTATCTCGATACCCTTAACGGAAGCTCTTATGTTATTTTAAGGATTATGGCCTCATTCAATCGTATGGTGGTTCAACCATCACCCTGGCTGCCCGGTACTTGTGTTACACAAGACATGCCTGTGAGCGAGGGACTGTGGTTGAACCAGAGTCGTCCGTTTAACGTTACTTCTTCTAACACTATCTTCCTATTTAATTGTTCTCCTCGGCTTCTGGTGTCTCCTTTAAATTGCACACCTTCTAGCTTGTGCCATAAATATCTGCAGAGCTCTGGACATGTTGATGCTAAAAGGGAACTTCAATGTGCAAGTGGTGTTAATCCATGTTGCACTTTTATTGCTGGAGGTATGCCTTCGGCGTACAAGATACGCCTTCATACTTCGGGGTGCAGAGCGTTTAAAAGCGTTCTGCACTTGGATGATAAGAAGCCATCTAACGAATGGGATGAGGGGTTGGAAATTCAATGGTCTCCCCCACCTGAGCCACGCTGTAGATCACAATCTGATTGCTCTGGAGCATCTACATGTTCGCCTTCCGGTAAAAATGGCATCTTCCGCTGTTTTTGCAAAAGTGACCACTATTGGAACCAAAGCTTAGGAACTTGCATGAAGAAGAAACACTCTGGTTTTGTGTTAAAGGTATCTATTGGAATTGCCTTGTTTATGGCTTTTTCTGTTGCGGTGCTTGCCTTTACTTTGAGAAAATCAGGAAGATTTTCAGCTCGGGCCAGGCTTGCCAAGGCAAGAGAAGACATTCTAAAATCGAACAATGGTGGAAAATCTGCCAGGATGTTTTGTCTTAAGGAGATAAAGAAAGCTACAAACGGATTCTCAAACGACAGAATCCTGGGCCGCGGTGGTTTTGGAGAAGTTTATAAGGGCGAGCTTCGCGATGGAACCATTGTAGCAGTAAAGTTAGCGAAAGTGGGAAATGTGAAGAGCACTCAACAAGTACTCAATGAAGTAGGGATACTTTCTCAAGTCAATCACAG GAACCTGGTCAAGCTTTTGGGGTGCTGTGTAGAAGCTGAACAGCCTCTGATGGTTTACGAGTACATTTCCAACGGAACGATCCATGATCATCTGCATGGTAAGTACTCTACCTTTCTTGGCTGGAAAACAAGGTTGAAAATTGCTTCACAAACTGCAGAAGCATTGGCTTATCTTCACTCGGCCGCTTACCCTCCCATCTACCACAGAGATGTCAAATCTACAAACATACTTCTTGATAATGAATTCAATGCCAAAGTTTCCGACTTTGGTCTATCAAGATTGGCTTGTCCAGGGTTGAGCCACGTGTCCACTTGTGCTCAGGGGACGTTAGGGTACTTGGACCCTGAATATTTTCGCAACTACCAGCTAACTGATAAAAGTGATGTTTACAGCTTCGGGGTTGTGTTACTAGAACTTCTTACTTCTCAGAAGGCAGTTGACTTCTCGCGAAACGAAGATAATGTCAACTTGGTTGTTTATGTTACTCAACAAGAAAACCGTGGTTCGGTTATGGAAGTAGTGGACAGGCGCTTGCTTGGCGAGGAGCCTTTGAGTAATGTAATGAGTAGTGTGAACGCGTTCTTGGCACTTGCACTCGCGTGTTTAAGAGAAACGAAGGCGGAGAGACCATGCATGAAAGATGTTGTTCAGCAACTTCACTGCATAAGTGAAACAGTTGATCAAGCAGAGGCTTCAGACGAAGTTAGTTATGGTATCATGTGA
- the LOC132629958 gene encoding peptidyl-prolyl cis-trans isomerase FKBP16-4, chloroplastic, with product MDLLLYHPLKSTPFLHSLPSTSSSRNRPFPTKWSKTALPCVCSSKSSSLDVPEKILSQQNEGRRAIMGSFIIASAAFCLCDVAGATSTSRRALRGAKIPESEYTTLPNGLKYYDLKVGTGAEAVKGSRVAVHYVAKWRNITFMTSRQGMGVGGGTPYGFDVGQSERGNVLKGLDLGVQGMRVGGQRLLIVPPELAYGKKGVQEIPPNATIEMDIELLSIKQSPFGTPVKVVEG from the exons ATGGATCTTCTCCTCTATCATCCCCTCAAATCCACCCCTTTTCTCCACTCTCTCCCCTCAACTTCCTCATCAa GAAATAGACCCTTTCCCACAAAATGGAGTAAAACAGCTTTACCTTGTGTTTGCTCATCAAAATCATCATCTTTGGATGTTCCAGAAAAAATTCTCTCTCAGCAGAATGAAGGAAGAAGGGCAATTATGGGGTCTTTTATTATAGCTT CTGCTGCTTTTTGTCTTTGTGATGTGGCTGGAGCTACTAGCACAAGTAGAAGAGCT CTTAGAGGAGCAAAAATACCAGAGAGCGAATACACAACCCTTCCTAATGGTCTAAA GTACTATGATTTGAAGGttggaactggagctgaagccgTGAAGGGATCTAGAGTTGCA GTCCACTATGTTGCTAAATGGAGGAACATCACATTCATGACAAGTAGACAAGGAATGGGAGTTGGTGGTGGAACA CCTTATGGATTTGACGTTGGTCAATCAGAGAGGGGAAACGTCCTTAAAGGATTAGATCTCGGTGTTCAAGGGATGCGAGTAGGAGGACAG cgcTTGCTCATAGTTCCTCCTGAACTAGCTTATGGGAAAAAAGGCGTGCAGGAAATTCCTCCAAATGCAACAATTGAG ATGGATATTGAACTGCTGTCTATTAAACAAAGCCCATTCGG AACTCCTGTAAAAGTTGTTGAAGGATAG
- the LOC132629956 gene encoding protein CHUP1, chloroplastic, with protein sequence MENNSPKVEMMKPVFLKAGIPLAITLAGYIIAKITTKKFSNSQISPIQEIPHEVSTRNESGHQNLENSESFSCIEADDDDDDICSTNTLHRDSSESFDQKCKFQENLHGVSRNESGHQNLENSESLSCIVAHVDDQSSTHTLYRNSSESFDLFQDKCKFQDIEAKFQQYTHLKEQEIALMDMQNKLLLEINKIDFLSKEITLMEAESQRFHNMVIEYLRIMELLDLSKSENSLLHRRVKKLLKKIKEYSRVVKEQNIQLEAKETEISRNQEGLEMKHHVIEEMELEIKELKMAIEQLQMEKVGLLSKLELAENSNESKNDGEVVTVEDYKELVNELGQLRQDKAAEDRELIYLRWCNACLRHELMRRNQEQMEQVKNHQENREIVEEFVPQAKELIMRRSLSVGHNESCSSSPINGGNSNDHSKRKKLMQKFKKWVEGSDKMKQEANCFKRHSVSDHTEDLNMLPARKSC encoded by the exons ATGGAAAACAATAGCCCAAAAGTAGAGATGATGAAGCCAGTGTTCCTCAAAGCTGGAATCCCACTAGCCATCACTTTAGCTGGTTACATAATTGCCAAAATCACAACAAAAAAATTCTCAAATTCTCAAATTTCACCAATTCAAGAAATTCCTCATGAAGTCTCAACAAGAAATGAAAGTGGTCATCAAAATCTTGAAAATTCAGAATCTTTTTCTTGTATAGaagctgatgatgatgatgatgatatttgtTCTACAAATACCCTTCATAGAGATTCATCAGAAAGTTTTGATCAAAAATGtaaatttcaagaaaatcttCATGGGGTTTCAAGAAATGAAAGTGGTCATCAAAATCTTGAAAATTCAGAATCTTTATCTTGTATTGTAGCTCATGTTGATGATCAGTCTTCTACACATACCCTTTATAGAAATTCATCAGAAAGCTTTGATCTTTTTCAGGATAAATGTAAATTTCAAGACATTGAGGCAAAGTTTCAACAGTATACACACTTGAAAGAGCAAGAAATTGCACTTATGGACATGCAAAACAAGTTGTTATTAGAGATCAATAAAATAGATTTCCTTAGTAAAGAAATTACACTAATGGAAGCAGAGAGCCAAAGATTTCATAACATGGTAATTGAGTATTTGAGAATTATGGAACTTCTTGATTTGTCAAAATCAGAAAATAGTTTGCTTCACAGAAGAGTTAAGAAGCTTTTGAAGAAGATTAAAGAATATTCAAGAGTTGTGAAGGAACAGAACATTCAACTTGAAGCTAAGGAAACTGAAATTTCAAGAAATCAAGAAGGGCTAGAAATGAAACATCATGTCATCGAAGAAATGGAACTAGAAATTAAGGAGCTGAAAATGGCTATTGAGCAATTACAAATGGAGAAGGTTGGATTACTAAGCAAGCTGGAATTGGCAGAAAATTCAAATGAATCAAAG AATGATGGGGAAGTGGTAACTGTAGAAGATTACAAAGAATTGGTAAATGAACTTGGGCAATTGCGGCAGGACAAAGCTGCTGAAGACAGAGAACTTATATACCTAAGGTGGTGCAATGCATGTTTAAGACATGAATTAATGagaagaaatcaagaacaaatgGAACAAGTGAAAAATCATCAAGAAAATAGAGAAATTGTTGAAGAATTTGTACCACAAGCGAAAGAGTTAATTATGAGGAGGAGTTTATCAGTGGGGCACAATGAATCTTGTTCAAGTTCACCTATTAATGGAGGCAATTCAAATGATCATTCAAAAAGGAAAAAACTAATGCAAAAGTTCAAGAAATGGGTAGAGGGAAGTGATAAAATGAAACAAGAAGCAAATTGCTTTAAAAGGCATTCTGTTTCTGATCATACTGAGGATTTAAATATGCTTCCTGCAAGAAAGTCATGCTAG